One segment of Nostoc flagelliforme CCNUN1 DNA contains the following:
- the gloB gene encoding hydroxyacylglutathione hydrolase: MQVIRLEALSDNYIFLLHDEKQNIAAVVDPAESQPVLKKLAELQAELVAIFNTHHHNDHVGGNKQLIEQFPQLIVYGGAEDRGRIPGQQVFLQEGDRVGFADRIAEVIFVPGHTRAHIVYYFPPEKAGETGDLFCGDTLFSGGCGRLFEGTPSQMVDSLSKLRSLPDDTRIWCAHEYTLKNLQFALTVDGDNTDLQRRFNEVKAYRSRGEATIPSLLGVEKRTNPFLRWDQESLQLTVKSSDAVQTFARIREMRNNF; the protein is encoded by the coding sequence ATGCAGGTAATCCGTCTGGAAGCACTCTCAGACAACTACATATTCTTGTTGCATGATGAGAAACAAAATATTGCCGCTGTTGTCGATCCAGCGGAGTCTCAACCAGTATTAAAAAAACTGGCAGAATTACAAGCTGAGTTAGTAGCAATTTTCAACACGCACCACCATAACGATCATGTAGGTGGTAATAAGCAATTAATAGAACAATTCCCGCAACTGATAGTTTATGGAGGAGCGGAGGATCGTGGTAGAATTCCCGGTCAGCAGGTGTTTTTGCAAGAAGGCGATCGCGTCGGGTTTGCAGATCGCATAGCTGAAGTTATCTTCGTTCCCGGACATACCCGCGCTCACATCGTTTACTACTTTCCCCCAGAAAAAGCTGGTGAGACAGGCGACTTATTTTGCGGCGATACCTTATTTTCTGGCGGTTGCGGTCGCTTGTTTGAAGGAACACCGAGCCAAATGGTGGACTCTTTAAGCAAATTGCGCTCTCTACCCGATGATACACGCATATGGTGTGCCCATGAATACACCTTGAAAAATCTGCAATTTGCCCTAACTGTGGATGGCGACAATACCGACTTACAAAGACGCTTCAATGAAGTAAAAGCTTACCGTAGCCGAGGAGAAGCTACCATCCCCTCGCTGCTGGGAGTGGAGAAGCGAACAAATCCCTTTTTACGTTGGGATCAGGAATCATTACAATTAACTGTTAAGAGTAGCGATGCAGTCCAAACCTTTGCGCGGATACGGGAAATGAGAAATAATTTTTAG
- the rplI gene encoding 50S ribosomal protein L9: MAKRVQLVLNQDISKLGKSGDLVEVAPGYARNYLIPQKLATNATPGILKQVERRREQERQRQLELRQQALEQKESLEKVGSLTIAKPVGENEAIFGTITTQDVVDAIKAATGQEIDRRGITIPDINHLGTYQAEIKLYSEVAAQIDIQVVAS, translated from the coding sequence ATGGCGAAGCGCGTGCAGTTAGTTTTAAATCAGGATATCAGTAAGCTAGGAAAATCTGGCGATTTAGTGGAAGTAGCTCCTGGCTACGCTCGTAATTATCTGATTCCCCAGAAATTGGCAACCAATGCCACTCCTGGTATTCTCAAGCAAGTAGAACGCCGTCGTGAGCAAGAGCGTCAACGGCAATTAGAACTCAGACAACAAGCTCTTGAGCAAAAAGAATCTTTGGAAAAAGTTGGCAGCTTGACAATTGCCAAGCCAGTTGGTGAAAACGAAGCAATTTTTGGTACTATCACCACCCAAGATGTTGTAGATGCAATTAAGGCAGCCACCGGTCAAGAAATCGATCGGCGTGGAATTACCATCCCCGATATTAATCACCTTGGTACTTATCAAGCCGAAATCAAGCTGTATTCGGAAGTAGCGGCACAAATCGATATTCAAGTCGTCGCTAGTTAA
- a CDS encoding putative nucleotide-diphospho-sugar transferase has protein sequence MPAPTKGFITILTGLYSFQDCIHFLAAVRKFHQEPIIILIDQVPVVLHPLLKAFKNVILKPAPANENTVLASRQAKLALYAASEFDKTIYLDSDICLLSDINDVFEYLDEYDFLLTEDVQPSILKATNLLRGKQEDLLPNVLPILQSVGLPLQADSVQYNGGFMAFRKTEVTKVFFEEFQRYFEIVKNNQDKLLLKDQGAFASAIASVRPHMKILPPTYNYLSKWQDAYNIQDTIKVLHCTYPYRPQYAKNITRSLYTRVFDRFAQVFLPNQVQNPWRKK, from the coding sequence ATGCCAGCACCAACTAAAGGATTTATTACAATTTTAACTGGACTATACTCTTTTCAAGATTGTATTCATTTTTTAGCGGCGGTTAGAAAGTTTCATCAAGAGCCGATCATTATTTTAATTGACCAAGTTCCAGTAGTCCTTCATCCGTTGCTTAAGGCGTTCAAAAATGTAATTTTAAAGCCAGCGCCTGCAAATGAAAATACTGTTTTAGCATCACGCCAAGCAAAATTGGCTCTATATGCGGCTTCTGAGTTTGACAAAACGATTTACCTAGATTCTGATATTTGTTTACTTTCAGATATCAATGATGTATTTGAGTATTTAGATGAATATGATTTTTTGCTAACTGAAGATGTGCAACCTTCTATTCTTAAGGCTACAAATTTATTACGTGGTAAACAAGAAGACCTTTTGCCCAATGTTTTGCCGATTTTGCAATCTGTAGGTTTACCATTACAAGCAGATAGTGTGCAATATAATGGCGGTTTTATGGCATTTCGGAAAACAGAAGTAACCAAGGTATTTTTTGAAGAATTTCAACGTTATTTTGAGATTGTCAAAAATAACCAAGATAAATTACTCCTAAAAGATCAAGGAGCTTTTGCTTCTGCGATCGCATCTGTACGCCCTCACATGAAAATACTGCCACCAACCTATAATTATCTCAGTAAGTGGCAGGATGCTTACAATATTCAGGATACAATTAAAGTTCTTCACTGTACCTATCCTTATCGGCCTCAATATGCTAAAAACATTACTCGTTCCTTATATACAAGGGTTTTTGACAGATTCGCTCAAGTTTTTTTACCAAATCAAGTTCAAAATCCCTGGCGTAAGAAATGA